AGAGATTATGGATTCCCATCCAACTGACCTTGGGGGATACAAAGAGATAATTTTCTCTGTGATAGGCAAAGGTGCCTATGGTGACCTGAAGTTTGAAAGTGGAGTTCATAGAGTTCAGAGAGTTCCTGTAACTGAAGCTTCTGGAAGAATTCATACATCTACAGTAACTGTGGCAGTTTTTTCTGAAGTAGAGGATATTGATGTAAAAATAGATCCAGAGGATCTGAGAATAGATGTATTTAGAGCAAGTGGACATGGCGGTCAATGCGTACAGAAAACTGAGTCAGCAGTTAGAATAACCCATATTCCAACAGGTATTGTTGTTACATGTCAGGATGAGAGATCTCAACTTAAAAACAAGGAGAGGGCTTTAAAGATTCTTAAAGCAAGACTATTTGATATGTATCAGAAAAAGAAGGAGGAAGAGGTAAGTAGAGAGAGAAAAAAGCAGGTTGGATGGGGGGAGAGAAGTGAAAAGATAAGAACATACAATTTTCCTCAAAACAGAGTTACAGACCACAGAATAGGACTCTCCCTATACAATCTCCCTGAAATACTGGAGGGAAATATTGAAGAACTTATCAATGCGCTTAAGGAGGAGGATAGAAAGAGAAAAATTGAGGAGCTCAACCTATAGAGTAATTGATCTTCTCAAACTTGGAAAAAAGATTCTTTCAGAAAAAAGAAACCCATATCTTGAATCTGAGATTATTATTTCGTCTCATCTGGGTTTGAGTAAAGAGGAATTCATATTGAAAATGAACGAGGAGATATCCCCAAAAGATACTAATGAGATAATATTGAAACTTGAAGAAAGAAGAAAAGGAAAACCTTTATCATATGTGACGGGAGAAAGGATATTCTTATTAAGAAAATTTATGGTGTTTGAAGGCGTTTTTATCCCAAGGTTTGAAACGGAGGAGATTGTGTATCATTTAGTAAAAAGGGAAGAGAAGTTTGAAAATTGCCTTGACATATGTGCCGGAACAGGGGTTATGGGGATAAGCTTAATGCTTGAAGGAAAGGTTAAGAATTGTACATTTGTAGATATAAATCCTATCGCAATAGAAAATATCAAGGCAAATCTTTATAGATTTGGAGTTTCTGGAAA
The window above is part of the Caldisericia bacterium genome. Proteins encoded here:
- the prfA gene encoding peptide chain release factor 1; this translates as MEEKLKEIERRYQEIEKKLYDEKIYKNPELLNRYVKERGELSEIVETYRRLKEVRKNIAETETLLKDEEMKELAEEEIEKLKEEEEKLHNKLLLLLIPEDPRDKRNAIMEIRAAAGGEEAALFAADLFRMYAYYAEKRGWKIEIMDSHPTDLGGYKEIIFSVIGKGAYGDLKFESGVHRVQRVPVTEASGRIHTSTVTVAVFSEVEDIDVKIDPEDLRIDVFRASGHGGQCVQKTESAVRITHIPTGIVVTCQDERSQLKNKERALKILKARLFDMYQKKKEEEVSRERKKQVGWGERSEKIRTYNFPQNRVTDHRIGLSLYNLPEILEGNIEELINALKEEDRKRKIEELNL
- a CDS encoding peptide chain release factor N(5)-glutamine methyltransferase, yielding MKNLSMRLRRRIEREKLRSSTYRVIDLLKLGKKILSEKRNPYLESEIIISSHLGLSKEEFILKMNEEISPKDTNEIILKLEERRKGKPLSYVTGERIFLLRKFMVFEGVFIPRFETEEIVYHLVKREEKFENCLDICAGTGVMGISLMLEGKVKNCTFVDINPIAIENIKANLYRFGVSGKIIRSNMFEKVRGKFDLIISNPPYIPEGMLYELDEDVKKEPYEALNGGKDGFKFIRILLSESEKYLKKGGKLVFEYPEFGLEKIENIKTKLKFKEKIPTLSVDIKGAVFIKL